The Bacillota bacterium sequence CCTGGCTTTGAGCCGGGAAAACTATGGGTTGATCGATAACATCAGGTATCAAGAACTTAAGGAGTCTATCTATTGCACTGGGAAAAAGCTGTTCACCGACAAGAACTATCTCCGGTTGGCGATGCGGGAGGTCGGAAAATATAATTCCTATTTGATGTACCGGGAAGCAAGGCGGTTGGTTCCCAGTCTGAAGTACTTCCAGGTTGAGTCGTATCCCACAGTGGGTATTCGGCCGCAGTTGTTCGACAAGACCAAGAATGAACTGATCCTGGATTATGTTCTGCTTAAGAACAATGATTCAGTGCATATTCTCAATACGATATCACCCGCTTTCACGTCTTCACTGGCTTTTGCCCAACATGTTGTAACATATATAAACGGTTCACACTTCAAGAGCTACTTATGTTGAAAGCGACATTTTGAGCGCGGTAAAACATATTCTAAAAGAGGTATAATAGTGATTATATCACGAACACCTGTAAGACTGAGTTTTTTCGGCGGAGGGACCGACTACAGAGAATACTTTATGAGAAAAGGCGGTGCCGTTCTTGGAACGACGATTGATAAATATATTTACATAAGCGTTAATAAATTAAGCGATTTTTTTGAGTATAAGATCCGAGTCGGTTATTCGAAGGCCGAACTTGTGAATAATGTTGAGGATATCGTTCATCCAAGCGTGAGAGAGACGTTGAAATTTATGAAAATGAACGGCAATCTGGATATTCATATATTCGCTGACCTTCCTGCTAAAACAGGTCTCGGCTCGTCATCATCATTTACCGTCGGTTTCCTAAACGCCTTGTATGCCCTAGAGGGCAAAAGAGTTTCGAAGCAACAACTCGCCGAAGGAGCAATCTATATTGAACAGCAACTGATAAAGGAAAATGTTGGATGTCAGGATCAGGTGCATGCAACGTATGGAGGCTTGAATATAATTCAGTTTGATGACGCGGGAATATCCGTTCGACCCGTCGTCATTTCGAAGGAAAAGTACGATTTCTTGAACGATTCCTTGTTGGTCTTTTACACAGGATTGACCCGTTACGCGAACGAGATACTGAAGGAACAAATAGAGAACACCAAGACATGCAGCAAAGATGACTATCTTGAGAGAATGTGTCAAATGGTCTTCGATGCTGAAAGAATAATTTCTGCAGAGAGCCCAGAAGAGATGGTGAGACAATTGGGCGAATTGCTGAATGAAAGCTGGTCATTGAAAAAATGTCTCTCCCGACAGATAACAACCTCTTTCATCGACGAAGCCTACACCAAGGCAATAGGCGCAGGGGCATACGGTGGCAAATTGGCGGGAGCGGGAGGCGGCGGATTTCTCTTTTTTTTGGCTGATAGGACCAGGCACAAATCGGTAAGAGCGGCGTTAAGTGATCTGTTGGAAGTACATTTTAGGTTTGAAAATGAAGGATCTAAAATCATCTATCTGACATATTAAGGCATGGAAAAAGTGGATGCAATAATTCTGGCCGACGGTCTTGGTACGAGATTGCGCGAGGTAGTGAGCGATGTGCCCAAGGTTCTTGCGCCTGTTGGTCTCCCTTCCCTGAGACGTTTAAAATCGCGGAAGAATACTTGAAGGAGGTGTGCTGATGCGAGGTCAAAATATTCTTGTTACTGGTGGAGCCGGTTATATCGGCTCGATTCTTGTCCCGGCTTTATTGCAAGAAGGTTATAGGGTGACTGTCTTGGACTCCTTAATGTACGGACAGTATCCGCTTCTCGAATGCTGTGCAAATCGCAATTTTGAATTCATAAAGGGCGACATCTGCGACAAAAGTCTGGTGTCGTCACTTCTTCCGAAATACGACATTATTATTCCTCTTGCAGCTATCGTGGGAGCGCCGGCATGCAAGATGAATCCTTCATTAACAAGATTGGTAAATTACGAAGCCTCGATGATGATGATTGAGCAGTTGTCACCTTCTCAGTGGGTGATTTTTCCAACCACAAACAGCGGTTATGGTGTGGGTGAAAAAGATACGTTCTGTACGGAAGAATCGCCTTTGCGCCCTATTTCAGAATATGGGAAGACAAAGGTTGAAGTCGAGAAAGCACTCTTGGAGAAGGGCAACGCAATTACGTTCAGGCTGGCTACCGTCTTTGGTGTGAGTCCGAGGATGAGGATGGATTTACTCGTCAACGATTTTACCTATCGGGCCTTTAAAGATAAATTTATTGTCCTGTTCGAGGAACATTTTAGAAGGAACTTTATTCATATCCGTGATATAGCTAAGGCATTTCTTTTTGGATTAGAAAACTATGATAAGATGAGGGGACAACCCTTCAATGTAGGGCTCAGCAGTGCAAATCTCACAAAACGACAGCTTAGTGAAAAGATAAAGGAGTATGTGCCTGATTTATATATACATTCAGCACTAATTGGTGAAGATCCTGACAAACGGGACTATATCGTAAGTAATAAGAAAATCGAATCTCTGGGTTGGAAGCCAGAATACAGCCTCGATGATGGAATAAAGGAATTATTAAAAGGCTACAAAATAATTCAGGCAAATCAGTTTGCTAATGTTTAAATTCCTCGAATCTGCCATTTATAACAAAAGTTTAATTGCCCTTTTAATTAAGATTAAAAATATATGGGGTATTGACCGTGCTGTATTTTATTCACTTCTTTATAGAACATGGGGAGTGATTTCTTTCCCTATAACACTTTGGCTTATAATTACTAAGTTTTTACCAGAGATTCAAGGTTATCATTATACCTTCATGAGTCTGCTTTTCTTACAGATCTTCCTTGAACTTGGATTTGGTTTGGTAATGGTTCAGTTTATCAGTCATGAATGGGCACATCTAAAATTAAGCACTCATAATAGAATAGAGGGAGACCCCAAGGCGCTTGCCCGCCTTGCCTCACTTGTGAATTTGGGTATCAAGTGGTATCTTGCGCTATCACTCCTTTTCTTGGCTATTATCGGGACCGGAGGATATCTCTTTTTATTGCAACACAAAGCAGATATTGATATTCAAATGCCTTGGTGGCTCTTATGTGCCGCAGTTTCACTCTCTATTATTTTATTGCCTATGCGTTGTTGTCTCGAAGGTTCTAACCGTATAGATGTGAGTCAACAAATTTATTTAAAGTCAAGTATTTTCTCTTCAGTAGCAGGGTGGGCGGCGATCTATTCAGGGGCTAACTTATATACAGCAGCAATTATGAGTGGAACATCTGCAGTAGTTAGTTTTCTTCTGCTTAGCAAAACTTTTATTCCTTTTTATAAAATTTTAAAAATAAACAAAGATCCATATCGCATTTCATGGAAAAAAGAATTTTGGCCTCAACAATGGCGTATTGGTGTCAGCTGGCTGTCGGGTTTTTTTATGTTTCAATCATTTGTTCCGATCATGTTTCAGCTTCATGGCCCAATTGTTGCGGGTCAGATGGGAGCAACAATGCAAATATATAACGGACTGAATGCAATTGCACAGTCTTGGGTTAGTGCTGTCGCACCCAAAATGGGGATTTTAGGTGCTAAAAAAGATATACCTGTACTGAAATCATTAGTAAAACATACTTACTTAAGAAGCCTCGCAGCTTCCATAATTTTTTCTATTGTTGCTTTTTTAATTATTAGTTTACTTTATTTCTATGATATGCCACAGGCTAAACGACTTGCAGAATTGTTTTCTGTTGGGATTTTATTATTTACGCTTATAGCAATGCAACTTCCTAATGTTGAGACGACCGCTGTTCGTTTTCAGAAACAGGAACCTTTTGTTACTGTAGCTGTGATATGTGCTTTTTTAGTTATTCTTTCTAATTTACTTCTTGGTAAGCTATTTGGAATAAATGGTGTTGTTGTCGGATTTGCTGGAATAATGCTCTTAATTCTCATTCCATGGTGCCATATAATATACAGCGAAGTAATGAAAATGTTATACCTAAACAGTAAGGAGGTAAGTTAAATTGGTAGTACAACAGTGTCCGGTATGTGATAGCAGTAAAAATAAATTTTTGGCGCAATACAAAAATAAATATAAACTCTATTCGTGCACAGAGTGCGATTTATACTTTTATATTCCAAGGGATTATACAAGGGAGCAATACGAGCAGGATTATTTCAGAACTGATACGCCCTTTGACTACAGCATATGGTTAGCAAATCTTAAAGAAATTCACAGCTCAAAAAAAGGAGAGGAAAAATACTGCAACTATTCTTATCTTAAGGAAATAGTAAAACTCGTCCCAAAAATTATTCCATCAGGCTCTACTATTTTAGATATTGGTTGTGGGAGTGGATTTACCTTAAAGAAACTAAAAGAGAAAGGTTATAAGATGTATGGAATAGAGATAGTTGAGCAGTTAGTGAAAGGATTACTATCCTTGGGTTATGATGTTTACAACGGTGATTTTAGTGATTACCCCAAAACATGGAATATGCCACATCTTGTTATTGCATCAGAGGTGCTGGAACACTTAGATGAGCCACTGCAGTTTCTTAAAGCAGTAAAGGAGAAGTTTAGTTCAGCCATTTTACTTGTCACTGTCCCAAGCCCAAACAGGGTAAGCCGTTTTAAGAAAATAGATGACCCCTGTGATTACCCACCATACCATTTTACAAGATGGTCAAAGAGAAGCTTGGAATATGCCCTTAAAAAAGCAGGATATAGAGAAATAGAAATAAAAGAATATCCTGTTCCAGCCTCAGAAACACCATATCCTGCGTATCCTGCTATCATTAGTTTTTTAGGTAGAGCGGTGTTAAGACCGCTCAGGAAGCATTCCAAAGAACCAGAAACAACTCCTGTTGCTATTTTTGTTAGTCGTGCTTTACTTAGCAGAATTTTTGCCTTTTATTACACACTTCTTGGGGCTAAAGGATGGAGCATGATTGCCACTGCAAAGCCATGACCCTTCACATCTTTGACAACACCCTCAGAGACAAAAGAGGGCATCACTATGAGTATGACAAGTCCATTTACGATGAATGGACTTCTATGGGTTTTCAGGCAAAAGTGTACTGCCATCAAAAGGCAAAAAGAGATATCAGGGAGTCTCTATCTGGCATGCCTAATTTTTCCCATGATATTCATTACTCTGTAAGCAGAATTCCAAAAGTTGGCCAGACTATAAACTTTTTTTTGGGCAATCTGTTTTTCTGGAAGGACTTAAGAAAAATCGACCCGAAATCGTTTTCAAAATCAGATATAGCGCTGTTTCATACGCTTAGCTATAATCAACTGCTCGGATTATTTATTTGGTATAAAAGTCTTCCAGTTGAGAATCAGCCATTTGTTGTTTTGCTATTACGATACACAAACATTGTGTTCAGACCGCAAAAAGTGTGGCGCAGGAGTCGGTACCTATATAAGTTTATATTTAAATTATTTTCAAATTATTTAATGAAGTACAACATTGTGCTTGCTGCAGATAGCGATATCCTGGCAGAGGAATACGAGGAACTCTCAGGCGTAAAGGTTTCAGTCCTTCCTATCCCTCATCTCCCACACAACGGAAACTCTAAACATTCTGGAAAAATGACCAGCTTTATATATCTCGGTGATGCGAGAGAGGAAAAGGGCTACTGTCTTCTGCCCGAGGCAATAAGGGGCATTTTGGGTGAGAGGAAGGATATCAGGTTCGTTATACAGTCAAATGTCTCTGAAAATCCCTCAAAGGCAGTTCTCAAGACAAAAGCAGAGCTTTCTACCATTGGGGAGACTGTTGTGGTTGTGGATGGGCCTCTTGAAACAGAGGAATATTACAAACTACTTTCAGAGGCAGATGCAGTGCTACTGCCTTACTGCCAAAGCACATATTACGGGAGAACCTCTGGAATATTTGCAGAAGCACTCGCCTTTGGAAAACCTGTAATTACCACTGCCGATACATGGATGGAGCTGCAAATCAAAAAATATAATAATTGTGGAGTAACTTTCAATGGATATAATGCACAAGAACTCAAAAATGCGATAGAGGTGTTCTTAAATAACAAGAAAGACTTCTCCATCAAGGCAAAAGAAGCTTCAATGGAGTGGAAAAAGTTTTATAACGCCAGAACTTATATTGACAGGCTATTGGCTTTACGAAGGCAGTAAATAATCAGTGAACCCGTTCAAATCCATGCGAGCATAAATCCGCAGGGTTGGGTGCTATCGGTATTGTAGCACGTTGAAGGACCGGAATTGAAGGCGTCCAAGCCATTTGTCACAAGGATGGCGGGATGGATCCGGCAAGGGACTGACGAAAGTCTGGTGCCAGGGGGTAGAGATAAATGTCTTTCACCGGCAATTTGCGCTCCTTGTAGCGGTCCAGTTTCCCCCGGCCTTGTGTAGTCCCCACGTGTACCCAATTGGCCGCTTTGTAGCAGGTGCCGTGGAAGCGATCCTTTTCCACAAAGGTCTCCAGCAATACCGGCCGGTATCCGTAAACCGCCAACCAATCCGCCGGCAACCGGCGGGCGCAAGCGGCCAGGATCTTGGAAGCCAGGTTTTTGGACTGCACCCAGGGAAGAATCAAAAAGCGGGAGTTATTCACCACCAAATGCAAATTGGCCACCCGCTGTTCGGCCGACCAGCCGATCCAGGCATCCCGGGGCTGGACCTTCCAGGCGGCGGCGGAGAAGCCCAGGGCGGCCAGCAGCCCGGCGGGAGAGTGGACCAGATAGCGGAGTTGGGCCCCCGTCAAGTGCTTGTAACCAAGGTAATGGTACCGGTCCACCAGTTCGTTCCACAGGGGGGACTCCTTCCGGGTCACCCGTTGCAGGGTCAGCGGCAAGAGCTGCTGTACCGGTTGCACGATAAGTTTCCGGGGTTCGCCCTCCGGTGTGCGGCGAGGGGTGCGGGAGGTCGAAGCACCGTTCCGGGGAGCGGGCAACTGGATCAGACCGGCGCGGTGCAAGCGCAGCAAAGCCACCCGGCAACTCATGTCCTTGAGGCCGCCGTCGGGCTTGAACCAACCCAGCGCCGCACAGACCTCCCGGGAAATCTTGGTGCGCCAGGAGGCCGGATCGGCGGCGATGATCCGCCGGATCAAATCCAGATCGGCCCGGGTAAACCTCCGGCCGCAGATCACTTTGGGGAAATCCTGTTCGGTCACAAACCATCCCTCCGGCGCAAAGCATGTTTTTCCAGGTTTTCTTTGAGCACGTTCCAGGGCAGGAAACGTTCCAGATCGGCCGGCGGGCCGCCGTTTGCGGCGCATGCGTCCAGGTAGTGGCGGAGATAGGCGCAAGGGTCCAGACCGTGTTCTGCCACCGTCCGCAGAATGGACATGCACATGGCCATGAACTGACCGCCCCATTCCGAGAAGGTACCGTTGGAATTCTTCCGCCCCAAGGCCACGGGCCGCAGCATCCGTTCGGCCAGATTGTTGTCCATGGGCACCTGGGGGTGGTCCACGAAAACGGTCGGGGTACCCGCCGAAAGCGGGTCCGGCCCAGTGGGTGCGGGCGCTTTCCAATGCCTGGCGCTCCCGTCCAGTGCAGGTCCGGCTGTTGCAACTCGGCCTCGCGCGTACGGGCCATCTCGTTCAATGCTTGTTCCAGATCCGTCTGAGCCCGCAGGAAGCACTCCTGATCATCGGCTGCCAGCCGGGCCTCGTTCAAACGATAAGATATTGGCAATGCGTGCCACCCAGGCGTCGGCCCAGGGTTCCAGGCAGGTCAGGTTTTTGGTTTCGCAGTCGGTCCCGGTTTGGGCCTCTTGCTCAGTCTGCTTCGCCCGGGGGGCTTTCTCGGAGGAGCGGCTGAAAAGCATGTCTTGCAATTTTGAGACTGCCGCTTCTTGAGCAGCGATCTTTTCTTGCAAGCGTTCTTGTTTCTGGATCAGGAGGTCATTTTCACGCCTGAGCTGCTCAATGAACGGGCAGTGCGGAAAGGAACACAACCCAGTCGTGCCGAAAGGGTTTTCAGGTGTCTGTGCCGTGATTGCTGGTCTGCTCATACTGAGAGTTTACCAGTAAAATTGCACTGTGTCCAGCCCTGAAAGCAAAGTTTTTGCAAGGTTTTTTGGGATGGCTCGGCAGTGCGAATCTCAGGACGAGCAGCCCAAGGGAAGCGGGTTTACTGAATGTTTACCGAAGGCATGACATCAGAGCATAAAAGAATATTGTTTGTGGTTGATGGCTCTTTTTTCCCCATCAGAGACGGCTCATCACAAAGATATTATGTGTGGCTTCAATATCTTAACAAATTCGGATATGAGGTCTACTTTTTATCATTTAATTCGCAGAGAGGCAGATGGGATTCTGAGTCGCTACAATTAATAAAAAAATATGTTAGAGACTATCTGATTATCGACACTTATTCAAGCCCCATAAAGCATTTCGTTAAACGGGCTTTTATGCGGCTTGCCAATATATTGATGGGCAGAAACCGCCTATACAGTATGATAGAGAGATTTTTTTATAAAAAGCAATTCGGACAGATACAAAGTTACATCACTAATAATTCAGTCTCAGACTTTGCCATTATCGTTAATAAGCCTTGGACTGCAAATTCTATGGGGCTTGAAAATCTAAAAAACTTCAGAGGGCTAAAGATAATAGATATCCATGATATCCATGCTAGCCACTTCCATATTGCAAAAAAAATCCTCATGCGTAAACCAATTAAAGAATTTATAGGTGGAATATATGCTAACTTCCTGCTTGAAAAATTCTGGACTCTCACTTTTAATTACAAAAAAGCCTATGAGGAAGAGATAAACATTCTCAGTGTATTTGATAAAGTGCTTGTTACTTCAGTTTCTGAGGTTGAAGAGCTGAGGAATATTCAGGCTCTCTCTAAAAAAGTAAGATATCTACCTCTTCTTGTGATACCCAAAAAAGAGGGCGTCTCTTATCAGAATACTAACAAGCAATATGATTTTGGGTTTATTGGAAGCTCAGGACTTTTCAATGTTGAGGCAATTGAATTTTTTGGAAACTCTATCATTCCTCATATAAGAGAAAGGAGGCAAGACTTCAGATGCCTGATAGCAGGACCTATCTCTAATGTAGCCAGAGGGATACTTGCCAGTGAAAGGGGTATTGAGTTTTTAGATAGCATAAATGACCTGAATGATTTCTACGGCAGAGTCAAAATTGTTATTGTACCCCTTCTTTCAGGAACAGGTGTAAGTGTAAAGACCTTAGAGGCTATGAACTATGGCTGTCCGGTCTTAAGCACCACCGTAGGTGTGCGAGGTCTTGAGGTAAAGGACAGGTTTGATATCTGGATTGAGGATGACCCGAAGCAGTTTGCAGAGTCCCTCGTGAAAATGCTGGATAACGATGCACTGCAGTCTCAACTTATGCTGAATGCCCTCACAACTATAAGTGGAAAATACTCATTAGCCTGGCATTATGAAGTGCTCAATTCTGTGTTAAACATGAATCCGGCAAGTAAAACCGAAGAATCCGGTAATGGTGGGCCTTACAGCCGTAATTTCGTGCAAAAAATTTAGCAAAATAAGGAGGAACATCACTCCTCAGCGAGAATTGGTACTTTAACAGCAAACACCAAAATCGGAGGAGGATGTTCCCGACGCCATGATATCACATGACCTTGCCGAAGAGCAATCCCTTTCTTGGAGCCGCCAGCAAAGACGGGCCATGGAGCGCCGCCAGGCCAGGGAACTGGCGCGGCTGGAGAAACTGGCCCGGAAAACGGATTTGCCCGTGGCCTTTGACAACCAAACCATCACCGCCTTCGGCGGGTTCGGTGTACTGGAGGCATTCAAGCAGGTCGTCGGTTTTGTGCAGTTGGTGCACGAACACCTGCGGGTGTACCGGCACCATAATTGTCGCTACACCGTCGCCCAACTGGTCGATACTGCCAACCGACGCGCAGGTTTTCGGACTCTCCCGCTTGGAGCACATGAATCCTTAAGACGGACCCGGGCTACAAGCTTCTCAAGGGAGTGGATCGGGCACCGGATGAACGGACCTTCCGCCATTTACTGGGGCCGACCCACCTGCGGTGGGTGCCCCGGTCCGGACGAGGTGGAAGCAATGCCCCGGATAAACCAGGCCCTCTTGGAACTCAAGGCCCGGACCGAACCGCCCCGGGAGGTGTGGCTGGACATTGACGACACCGTGATCACCTTGTTCGGAAATCAGGAAGGCGCCGAGGCGGGCTACAACCGCTACCGCAGGCGTCCGTCCCACAAGGCCAAGGCGGCCTTCATCGCCGGCACCACCGAACTCGTCAATGCCCAACTGTATGACGGCGGGGTACCCGCCGAAGGCGGGTCGGCCAGCAACGGGCAATTTATGGATTTTCTCCAGGATACCCTGTCCCGGATCAGTACCCGGATAACGGTCGTCGGCATCCGCCTGGACAAAGGATTCTTTGACGAGAAGAACTTCAACTACCTGGAGGATCAAAACCTGTACTATGTGTGCAAAGCGCCGCTGAACAGCAGCGTCCGTAAAATAATCAACCACCTTAACCGCGAAGAACTCTGGCGCCCGTTGGACGACACCTATGCCGTAGCCGAACTGCCGGCTCGGGTACCTCTGCCCAGTTGGGAACGGCTCGTGAGCGGTTCGTCTTCGTCCGGGAGAAGGTCAGGACCGAATGCCGACCCGCTTTCGGCGGGTGCCCCGGCCAGGAAACCCCGCAATTCCACGACCTGTATGATCACGAGGCAATAGTGACCAACCTGGACGATATGCCTCCGGAAGAGGTCTGGCGCTGGTACAACAAGCGCGCCAATGTGGAGAACAAGATCGACGAGCTGAAGACCGGTCTTGGCCTTGACCAGAACAGCCAGCACGCGATGGTGAAGAACAGGGCCTTCATATGGATCAAGATCCTGGCCTACAACCTGCTGAACTGGTTCCGGCAGGCCCTGCTGCCCGAAAATGCGGCGCGCGCCGAAGTGTCCACCATCAGAAGACTCGTCGTCAACGTACCGGCCAACATCGTCGACAACGGCCGCTTACCGGCACATCAGGATGGCGGCGAACCGCTGGTTGGAGCAGGTCATCGGCCATATCAAGGCCAAACTGCGGGAGTTCATCGGGATCAAGGCCTGGCTGAATGTGCTGCAGGCCTGACCGGGCCTGCTCCTGACAAGTAAAACAGACGGCGTTTTTGCTCCCCCAAGAGGGGGCCGGGTTGCTTTACCGTTTTTGCGGGTAGGCGTTGCCACTGTCTCCATTACAGTGCTATCCGGCCTGGGATGCGCTAGCATTTAAGAACTGAACTGGTGCTTTCTGAATGCCGGCAGGGCTGCGAAAGAAAAAACGGCAGTTACTTGCCGGATTGAGGTTGAAAATAAATTATGCAGTGTCGTGTTTGTGACTCAACAAATTTAGAACTTGCTATTGACCTTGGCTTCCAGCCTTGGGCTAATCACTTTTTAAAGAAAGAAGAGGTCGGGAAAGAGCTCTTTTATCCTCTGAGGGTGGTGTTCTGCCATGATTGCTCAACTGCACAACTTGACTATACAGTAAAAAAAGAGATTATGTTTTCTGACCATACATATTTATCAGGGATAACAAGAACCTTAAATGAACACTTCAGAAAAGTAGCCGAAGAAGTTGATGAAAGATTTTTAAAGGGAGTAAAATACAAATCGGTATTAGATATTGGGTCAAATGATGGCACTCAACTTAAACATTATAAGGCTTTAGGGTATGATGTGTTAGGAGTTGAGTCATCAAAGACCATAGCTAAAATAGCCAATGATGCGGGCATTAACACTCTGAATGAATTCTTTAATCTGGACACAGTTAAGCGTCTTTATCGAAGATTTGATGTTATTAATGCTGCTGGTGTGTTTTTTCACCTTGAAGAGTTACATTCCGTCACTGAAGGTATCAAAGAGGCATTGAGAGATGATGGAGTTTTTATAGTTCAATTCCTTTACATGAAAAGGATAGTAGAAAATTTAGCTTTTGACCAGATTTACCATGAGCATTTACTATACTATAATTTAAAGACTATCGAATTTTTATTAAACAGGCATGGGCTTTCCATGTTTGATGCTTATCTATCGCCAATACATGGAGGCTCGATAATTGGTTTTGTTACCCATAAAGGTAAAAGAGAGCCATCCTTACGTTTACAAGAAATGCGCCGGGCTGAGAACGTTGAAAAAAGCAATGAGTTTTCAACTTATCTTGAATTTTCAAAGCGCATAAAGAAAATGAAAGAGGACAATCTTGCATATCTCGACAAGGCAAAAAAGGAAAGAAAGAAGATTTATGGAATGGGCGCTCCTGTCAAAGGCAATACACTTTTGAACTATTTTGGAATCGGCACTCAATATATTGATTACCTGGTCGAGAAAAATGAACTACGGCAGGGACTTTTTTCACCGGGTATGCATATACCTATCGTTATCGAAAAGGAGTTACAGGAATTGCCTGATATTTATTATATTTTGGCTTGGAACTTTAAAAAGGAAATTCTCGCAAATAATCAGTATCTCATTGACAAGGGCGTAGAGTTTTACTTCCCAGTTGACCCAAAGGAAATTTAAAGATGAACATCCTTGTTACAGGGGCCACAGGCTTTCTTGGGTCGACATTATGTTCTCAGCTTGAAACGCGAGATCATGAGGTAGTAAAACTGAACTCCAAAAACTGTGATTTAACAAAACAGGATTCTTTACTTGCTTTTAATAATCAACCGTATGATCAGATATTTCATCTTGCAGCATGGACACAGGCAGGAGATTTCTGCTTATACCATCCCGGCGAGCAGTGGATCATCAATCAGCAGATAAACACTAATGTCCTTTCATGGTGGAAAGAATATCAACCGCAGGCAAAGATGATCTGTATGGGGACCAGCTGCGCCTATGATCCGGATCTGGAGTTGGTGGAAGACAATTATTTGCTCGGAAAGCCTATTGACAGCCTATTTACCTATGCCATGACGAAGCGTATGCTCTATGCCGGGTTATTGGCTTTGCACAAGCAGTTTGGGTTGAAGTATCTCTGTATAGTTCCTTCCACCCTCTACGGTCCGGGGTATCACACAGATGGACGGCAAATGCACTTTATTTTTGACCTTATCCATAAGATTGTCAGAGGAAGGGAATATGGTGAACCGGTTATTCTATGGGGTGACGGATATCAAAAGCGA is a genomic window containing:
- a CDS encoding transposase, whose amino-acid sequence is MYDHEAIVTNLDDMPPEEVWRWYNKRANVENKIDELKTGLGLDQNSQHAMVKNRAFIWIKILAYNLLNWFRQALLPENAARAEVSTIRRLVVNVPANIVDNGRLPAHQDGGEPLVGAGHRPYQGQTAGVHRDQGLAECAAGLTGPAPDK
- a CDS encoding class I SAM-dependent methyltransferase, with the protein product MQCRVCDSTNLELAIDLGFQPWANHFLKKEEVGKELFYPLRVVFCHDCSTAQLDYTVKKEIMFSDHTYLSGITRTLNEHFRKVAEEVDERFLKGVKYKSVLDIGSNDGTQLKHYKALGYDVLGVESSKTIAKIANDAGINTLNEFFNLDTVKRLYRRFDVINAAGVFFHLEELHSVTEGIKEALRDDGVFIVQFLYMKRIVENLAFDQIYHEHLLYYNLKTIEFLLNRHGLSMFDAYLSPIHGGSIIGFVTHKGKREPSLRLQEMRRAENVEKSNEFSTYLEFSKRIKKMKEDNLAYLDKAKKERKKIYGMGAPVKGNTLLNYFGIGTQYIDYLVEKNELRQGLFSPGMHIPIVIEKELQELPDIYYILAWNFKKEILANNQYLIDKGVEFYFPVDPKEI
- a CDS encoding NAD-dependent epimerase/dehydratase family protein; this translates as MNILVTGATGFLGSTLCSQLETRDHEVVKLNSKNCDLTKQDSLLAFNNQPYDQIFHLAAWTQAGDFCLYHPGEQWIINQQINTNVLSWWKEYQPQAKMICMGTSCAYDPDLELVEDNYLLGKPIDSLFTYAMTKRMLYAGLLALHKQFGLKYLCIVPSTLYGPGYHTDGRQMHFIFDLIHKIVRGREYGEPVILWGDGYQKRELVYIDDFVKILRRLADKCENELINIGAGEEFMIREFARIICERVGYDHEDIRYDTSKYTGARSKCLKVEKMRGLIPDLQLTSLDVGLAKTIEWFLREKVKLCGPH